One window from the genome of Rariglobus hedericola encodes:
- the cysS gene encoding cysteine--tRNA ligase: MAIKLHDSLTRETRELRPAQPDGVFRFYNCGPTVYAAAHIGNFRTFVVNDLLRRLLELEFGADKIKHVRNLTDVDDKTIRRSREEGRPLADVTRQWTEKFHADCAALNCLSPHVEPAATTHIPEQIDMISILEKKGHAYRTEDGSVYFKVSSDPDYGSLSRVKERELKQAAPSNKPQTHDADEKEDGSDFALWKGHKPDDGDVFWPSPWGQGRPGWHIECSAMSKKHLGDTIDLHTGGVDLLFPHHENEIAQSECCNGTTFAHHWYHSEHLLVDGKKMSKSLGNLYTLDDLKAKGFSPAALRYALLAGHPRKQLNFTLDSLHAAEKALGTLRKYYTSIKQRAGTAIPVNESSMFALVYLSLLEDLNSPAALGELFSEIHEWAPEKVFPEQAALIVHRLDKILFALGLDLTEPVTPKADIPADIAALAEKRWAAKQSKDFAAADTLRKDLTAAGWTMLDRKDGYSLEPAKK, from the coding sequence CCGACGGCGTTTTCCGCTTCTACAACTGCGGACCGACCGTCTATGCCGCCGCGCACATCGGCAACTTTCGCACCTTCGTGGTCAACGACCTTCTCCGCCGCCTCCTCGAACTCGAGTTCGGCGCCGACAAGATCAAACACGTCCGCAACCTCACCGATGTGGATGACAAAACCATCCGTCGTTCCCGCGAAGAAGGCCGCCCCCTCGCCGATGTGACCCGCCAGTGGACCGAAAAATTTCACGCCGACTGCGCCGCGCTCAACTGCCTTTCCCCGCACGTCGAGCCTGCCGCCACCACACACATTCCCGAGCAGATCGACATGATTTCGATCCTCGAAAAGAAAGGTCACGCCTACCGCACCGAGGACGGCTCCGTGTATTTCAAAGTCTCCTCCGATCCCGACTACGGCAGTCTTTCCCGCGTCAAAGAGCGTGAGTTGAAACAAGCCGCGCCCTCGAACAAACCGCAGACCCACGACGCCGACGAAAAGGAAGACGGCTCCGATTTCGCGCTCTGGAAGGGCCACAAGCCCGACGACGGCGACGTCTTCTGGCCAAGCCCGTGGGGCCAGGGCCGCCCCGGCTGGCACATCGAGTGCAGCGCGATGAGCAAGAAACACCTCGGCGACACCATCGACCTCCACACCGGCGGCGTGGACCTGCTTTTCCCCCACCACGAAAACGAGATCGCCCAAAGCGAATGCTGCAACGGCACGACCTTTGCCCACCACTGGTATCACAGCGAACACCTCCTCGTTGACGGCAAGAAGATGAGCAAGTCGCTCGGCAACCTCTACACGCTCGACGACCTCAAAGCCAAAGGCTTCAGCCCCGCCGCGCTCCGCTACGCCCTCCTCGCCGGCCACCCGCGCAAGCAACTCAACTTCACCCTCGATTCCCTCCACGCCGCCGAAAAAGCACTAGGAACTCTGCGTAAGTATTATACTTCCATTAAACAACGAGCTGGCACCGCTATTCCTGTTAATGAGAGCAGTATGTTTGCCCTCGTATACCTATCGCTGCTTGAGGACTTAAATTCACCTGCTGCTCTAGGTGAATTATTCAGTGAAATACACGAGTGGGCACCCGAGAAAGTCTTCCCTGAACAAGCAGCTTTGATCGTTCACCGCCTAGATAAAATTCTCTTCGCCCTCGGCCTCGATCTCACCGAGCCCGTCACCCCGAAAGCCGACATCCCCGCCGACATCGCCGCCCTCGCCGAAAAACGCTGGGCCGCAAAGCAGTCCAAGGATTTCGCCGCCGCCGACACCCTCCGCAAAGACCTGACCGCCGCCGGCTGGACCATGCTCGACCGCAAAGACGGCTACTCTCTCGAACCGGCGAAAAAGTAA
- a CDS encoding DoxX protein, with the protein MRSIGSDQTFMKTITAGLAGLMLATSASAHEKWFVAGQPPALEPSGFISPFCLSAVGAAVAITLVAAFFWRKRNKRDLIPGPERLGATDEGLARFYGWVPVVLGVHFAVPLLVLGVQGRLFSPNNAPAAPLNYLLGTVEIAIALSFLYGGLTRLFAVALGLLWVAGAALLGWEIALENLHYLGVAIFFYCTGRGPCSIDRLIFPNLEPSPALLDRGMTALRISIGAGFAFVALTEKLANPALAQLFLEQHQLNFTGALGLAMSDTAFIWCAGTTELLIGLFLAFGIFPRTIIIAAWGVINLTLTLFSWVELVGHLPIYGIMAVLLVWAPSEKTTILWRRGIAR; encoded by the coding sequence ATGCGTTCCATCGGTTCCGACCAGACCTTCATGAAGACGATCACGGCCGGACTCGCGGGCCTGATGCTCGCGACGTCGGCCAGCGCCCACGAAAAATGGTTTGTCGCCGGACAACCGCCGGCACTGGAACCGAGCGGTTTCATCTCCCCATTCTGCCTCTCGGCCGTAGGAGCCGCCGTGGCGATCACGCTGGTCGCCGCGTTTTTCTGGCGGAAACGAAACAAGCGCGACCTCATCCCCGGCCCCGAGCGACTCGGCGCGACCGATGAAGGACTCGCCCGTTTCTACGGTTGGGTCCCCGTCGTGCTCGGCGTTCACTTCGCGGTGCCGCTCTTGGTGCTCGGCGTGCAAGGCCGGCTTTTTTCCCCCAACAACGCGCCCGCCGCACCGTTGAATTACCTGCTGGGCACCGTCGAGATCGCGATCGCCCTGAGTTTTCTCTACGGCGGACTGACCCGTCTCTTCGCGGTTGCGCTCGGCCTGCTCTGGGTCGCGGGTGCCGCCTTGCTCGGCTGGGAAATCGCCTTGGAAAATCTCCACTACCTCGGCGTCGCGATCTTCTTCTACTGCACCGGTCGCGGCCCCTGCTCCATCGACCGCCTGATCTTCCCCAATCTGGAACCCTCCCCCGCGCTCCTCGACCGCGGCATGACCGCGCTGCGCATTTCCATCGGCGCAGGTTTCGCCTTCGTGGCGCTGACCGAAAAACTGGCCAATCCCGCGCTCGCCCAGCTATTCCTTGAACAACATCAGCTCAACTTCACCGGCGCGCTCGGCCTGGCCATGTCGGACACCGCGTTCATCTGGTGTGCCGGCACCACCGAACTACTCATCGGCCTCTTCCTGGCCTTCGGGATTTTCCCGCGCACGATCATCATCGCCGCCTGGGGCGTCATCAACCTCACGCTCACCCTCTTCAGCTGGGTCGAACTCGTCGGACACCTGCCCATTTACGGCATCATGGCGGTCCTGCTGGTCTGGGCGCCGTCCGAAAAGACCACCATCCTCTGGCGCCGCGGCATCGCGCGTTGA
- the thrS gene encoding threonine--tRNA ligase, whose amino-acid sequence MSHVMSPLEELRHSASHILATAILRIYPDAKLDIGPPTDTGFYYDIDLDKKLTLDDLPALEAEMKKIAGENQAFYRKEVSREEAVEIITSRGQERYKLGRLADIPEGEQISFYQNGEFMDLCAGTHIRYSAKLKAFKLLSIAGAYHRGDEKNKQLQRIYGTAFPTKEELAQFLERQEQAKARDHRKLGKELQLFHIDEDVGQGLILWTPNGAVIRQELQDFIGGELRKQGYSQVFTPHIGKLALYKTSGHFPYYKESQFPAIPEPDQLAQIASEGCGCAEMTARLEAVSAHFAAGINERAGKEVIGAERVMDPTKLLDGFMLKPMNCPHHIKIFASQPHSYRDLPVRLAEFGTVYRWEQSGELNGMTRVRGFTQDDAHLFCTQEQVAAEIQGCLTLVKTVLTTLGMSDYRVRVGLRDPDGKKFAGNPEQWDLAENACRDAAKTLGVPFTEEPGEAAFYGPKIDFVIKDVIGREWQLGTVQVDYVLPVRFDLHYIGADNEKHRPVMIHRAPFGSMERFCGVLIEHFAGDFPVWLAPEQVRLAPISDKIGDYGPQLLKQLRDAGIRATLDDRNEKLGAKLRRAELDKIPYTLVLGGKEAETLSVSVRSRAKGDEGTMLFADYLTRVVDEIKTRALPVKIERTLEKKA is encoded by the coding sequence ATGTCCCACGTTATGTCCCCGCTCGAAGAGCTCCGCCACTCCGCCTCGCACATCCTCGCGACGGCCATCTTGCGCATCTATCCCGATGCCAAACTCGACATCGGACCGCCCACCGACACCGGCTTTTACTACGACATCGATCTCGATAAAAAACTCACCCTCGACGATCTCCCGGCCCTCGAAGCCGAGATGAAAAAAATCGCCGGTGAAAATCAGGCCTTCTACCGCAAGGAAGTCTCCCGCGAAGAAGCCGTCGAGATCATCACCTCCCGCGGACAAGAGCGCTACAAACTCGGCCGTCTCGCCGACATTCCCGAAGGCGAACAAATCTCCTTCTACCAAAACGGCGAGTTCATGGACCTCTGCGCCGGCACGCACATCCGCTACTCCGCGAAACTGAAAGCCTTCAAGCTCCTCTCCATCGCCGGCGCCTACCACCGCGGCGACGAGAAGAACAAGCAGCTCCAGCGCATCTACGGCACCGCCTTCCCCACCAAGGAAGAACTCGCCCAATTCCTCGAACGCCAAGAGCAGGCCAAGGCCCGCGACCACCGCAAGCTCGGCAAGGAACTCCAGCTTTTCCACATCGACGAAGACGTCGGCCAGGGCCTCATCCTCTGGACGCCCAACGGCGCGGTCATCCGCCAGGAGTTGCAGGACTTCATCGGCGGCGAACTCCGCAAGCAGGGCTACTCGCAAGTCTTCACGCCGCACATCGGCAAGCTCGCGCTCTACAAGACCTCCGGTCACTTCCCCTACTACAAGGAGTCGCAATTCCCCGCCATCCCCGAGCCCGACCAGCTCGCGCAAATCGCCTCCGAAGGCTGCGGCTGCGCCGAGATGACCGCCCGCCTCGAAGCCGTGTCCGCGCACTTCGCCGCCGGCATTAACGAGCGCGCCGGTAAGGAAGTCATCGGTGCCGAGCGTGTGATGGACCCGACCAAGCTCCTCGACGGCTTCATGCTGAAGCCGATGAACTGCCCCCATCACATCAAGATCTTCGCCTCGCAGCCGCACTCCTACCGCGACCTTCCCGTGCGCCTCGCCGAGTTCGGCACCGTTTATCGCTGGGAGCAGTCCGGCGAACTCAACGGCATGACGCGCGTCCGCGGCTTCACGCAGGACGACGCCCACCTCTTCTGCACGCAGGAGCAGGTCGCCGCCGAAATCCAAGGCTGTCTCACGCTCGTCAAAACCGTGCTCACCACGCTCGGCATGTCCGACTACCGCGTGCGCGTCGGCCTCCGCGACCCCGACGGCAAGAAATTCGCCGGCAACCCCGAGCAGTGGGACCTCGCCGAAAACGCCTGCCGCGACGCCGCCAAGACCCTCGGCGTTCCTTTCACCGAGGAGCCCGGCGAGGCCGCGTTCTACGGACCGAAGATCGACTTCGTCATCAAAGACGTGATCGGCCGCGAATGGCAGCTCGGCACCGTCCAGGTGGACTACGTTCTCCCCGTGCGTTTCGACCTGCACTACATCGGCGCCGACAACGAAAAACACCGCCCCGTGATGATTCACCGCGCGCCCTTCGGCTCGATGGAACGTTTCTGCGGCGTGCTCATCGAACACTTCGCCGGCGACTTCCCCGTGTGGCTCGCCCCCGAGCAAGTGCGCCTCGCGCCCATCAGCGACAAGATTGGCGACTACGGTCCGCAACTGCTCAAGCAACTCCGCGACGCCGGCATCCGTGCCACGCTCGACGACCGCAACGAAAAGCTCGGCGCCAAACTCCGCCGCGCCGAACTGGACAAGATTCCCTACACGCTCGTCCTCGGCGGCAAGGAAGCCGAAACGCTCTCCG